One Cardinium endosymbiont cEper1 of Encarsia pergandiella genomic region harbors:
- a CDS encoding toprim domain-containing protein: MSFKYAVKNQIIAAYHIEDRVKVYVPEVSSSFSDDISFRGQKQSFSYKNQTKDDVFGLSQLPEGDLDYVLFRGGEKDCMSGHAHGFFNVISLQSEHQMPSDDLLKSLRSRTAVLLSCYGNDWTGKNASKKL; this comes from the coding sequence TTGTCTTTTAAATATGCTGTAAAAAATCAGATTATAGCAGCCTATCATATAGAAGATAGAGTTAAAGTATATGTCCCAGAAGTATCATCTTCTTTTTCAGATGATATTTCTTTTAGAGGCCAGAAACAGTCATTTTCCTATAAAAACCAAACCAAGGATGATGTTTTTGGTCTATCTCAGTTGCCAGAAGGAGATTTAGACTATGTATTGTTTAGAGGAGGGGAAAAAGATTGTATGAGCGGGCATGCGCATGGATTTTTTAACGTAATTTCTTTGCAATCAGAACACCAAATGCCAAGTGATGATTTGCTGAAAAGTTTACGTAGTAGAACTGCTGTGTTGTTAAGTTGTTATGGTAATGATTGGACCGGTAAGAACGCTTCTAAGAAATTATGA